The following DNA comes from Streptococcus pasteurianus.
AGTTAGTTAGTAAAAAGAAATAATGCGAGTTAGAAAACGTAAGGGTGCTGAGGAGCACTTAGAAAATAACCCACACTATGTTATTTTAAATCCAGAAGAAGCCAAAGGACGTTGGCGCGAAGTATTTGGTAATGATAATCCAATCCACATTGAAGTAGGTTCAGGAAAAGGAGCCTTCATTACTGGAATGGCTTTGCAAAATCCAGATATTAACTATATCGGAATTGACATTCAAGTATCTGTGCTTAGCTATGCTTTAGATAAAGTGTTAGATAGTCAAGCACCGAATGTTCGTTTGTTGTTAGTTGATGGCTCTGATTTGACAAATTATTTTGCAGATGGTGAGATTGATTTAATGTATTTGAATTTTTCAGATCCATGGCCGAAAAAACGTCATGAAAAACGCCGTTTAACTTATAAGACATTCTTGGATACTTACCGTCAAATTTTACCAGAACAAGGTGAAATTCATTTCAAAACGGATAACCGTGGTTTGTTTGAATACAGTTTGGCAAGTTTCTCACAATATGGCATGATTTTAAAACAAGTTTGGTTAGATCTGCATGCTAGTGATTTTGAGGGAAATGTCATGACTGAATATGAGGAAAAATTTTCTCAAAAAGGACAAGTCATTTACCGTGTTGAAGCACAATTTCAGTAATTAGTGGACTGGTTAAAGAAGTGGTTATCTAAGCTTCTTTCGGAGAGGTCGCATAGTGGTCGAGTGCGCACGCTTGGAAAGCGTGTAGTCCAATTGGGCTCGGGGGTTCGAATCCCCTCCTCTCCTTACAAAATTGAATAGTAAAAGATGCCCTTTATTTTATAGATAATGATGTAAAAAATCAGGGCATTTTTTGTACTCAATTATCGTAATGTTATTGAGATTTATGAATGGGAAAGACTCTCACCGATGTTAATAAATATTTAAAAAATAATAACTATAGTTTGAATATTTGGGAGCAAGCTGCTGGTAGTAAAACTACTTAGAATGGTGAGGCTGTAATGGTATTAGGAAAAGTAAGGGATTTTTTTAATCAAGCATCATTAAGTATTTTGCTGTGTTAATGTTATTGATACGCTCAGTGTATAACGGTGTTTTGATTGGCCATGACAATCTCATCGTTTTAGCAATCTTGGTAGGAATACTAGTCCTTATGAAAAATTATCAGTAAACATAATCTAGGTCTTGGCAGAAAATAATAGCATTGTTTACAATAACAATCAGGAAACAAATGAGGTCGCAAAAGAAATTCATCAGCTTACTGGAAATCAGAGCGATTCGTTAACGGATAGAATTTTGGTTGTAACGGCGGATAAAGAACATGTAGATAGTTATTTTATCCAATATGCTAGTTGTTATTATCCGTGGGATGCCAATGTTGATATACCAGAGATAATTTTGTGTCGGCTGACCAAGAATTTTTAGATTTAATGGCATTGTACAGCGACAGCGCAACAAGGTATTACCTCTGGAATGAAAATATTGATACTAGGGATAATTTCGATTTAACAGACGATGACTTTATTGCACTCTAAAAACATATGACGAAGTCTTGATTTTAGATGACCATTATACGTTTAATGCCTTGACGAAAAAATTATTTGGTCGGACATATTCCCCAGGATTGTATAAAGTATCAGACATTCTTGCTGGGAAAGGGTAAGTTTTCTAGCTTCATCAAGCATAAGTCTTGATATTTCAGATAAAATGTGCTATTATAATAGAAAATAAGAGGAAGGAGGCGAAGTTTGTGACTTCGCCTCTTGTGGTGCTTAAATCTCATTTTAGCTAAAAAGGCTAGTGATTATAAGAGATTAAGAGCGAAGTTCTACGATGAGACGCTACAAGTCCACTTCGTAGAAGTAAGTGATCGTAGTGAACTTTCTATTTTTGATTTTAAAAGATAAAGGAGGGGATTCTTATCGCAAACGCAAATACAATCATTGATGTCGTTACAGAAGTGGTTGCACCAGCTATTAAAGAGCCGTTTGAATTAGTTGATGTCGAGTATGAGAAGATGGGGAGCGATTATGTGCTTAGCATCTTAATTGACAAGCCAGAAGGCATTACGGTAGATGATACAGCAGAGTTGACTGAAATTATCAGCCCTTTGCTTGATGCCATTAAACCAGACCCATTTCCAGAGCAGTATATGTTGGAAGTGTCTAGCCCTGGTTTAGAGCGTCCGTTAAAAACGAAAGAAGCTCTTGAAAAAGCTGTAGGTTCTTATGTCAATGTTAGTCTCTACAAAGCGATTGATAAAGTTAAGGTATTCCAAGGGGACCTTGTTGCTTTTGACGGTGACACATTGACCATTGATTATTTGGATAAAACGCGGAAAAAAACAGTTGAAATTCCGTATTCGACAGTTGCAAAAGCGCGTTTGGCAGTGAAATTGTAGTCAAGTTTTACAAACTACAATCTGATTTTATTTAGATATAGACGAAAGGATACGCTCTACTGACCATGTAGAGCAATGAAAACAATGAGCAAAGAAATGCTAGAAGCCTTCCGTATTTTGGAAGAAGAAAAACACATTAACAAAGAAGACATCATTGATGCTGTGAAAGAGTCTTTGAAATCAGCTTACAAACGTCGTTATGGTCAATCTGAATCATGTGTTATTGAATTCGATGACAAAAAAGGTGATTTTAAAGTTTACACTGTTCGTGAAGTTGTTGAAGAAGTTTTTGATAGCCGTTTAGAAATCAGTTTGTCAGATGCGTTGAAAATCAGTTCAGCTTATGAACTCGGTGATAAAATTCGTTTTGAAGAATCTGTTGCTGAATTTGGTCGAGTTGCTGCTCAATCAGCTAAACAAACAATCATGGAAAAAATGCGCCGTCAAATTCGTGAAGTAACTTACAATGAGTACAAACAACACGAAGGCGAAATCATGACTGGTACTGTTGAACGTTTTGACCAACGTTTCATCTATGTTAACCTTGGTTCGCTTGAAGCGCAATTATCACACCAAGATCAAATTCCTGGTGAAACCTTCAAATCACATGACCGTATTGAAGTTTATGTTTACAAAGTTGAAAACAATCCAAAAGGTGTCAACGTTTTTGTAAGCCGTAGCCACCCACAATTCATCAAACGCATTATGGAACAAGAAATTCCTGAAGTATTTGACGGAACAGTTGAAATCATGAGCGTTTCACGTGAGGCAGGCGACCGTACAAAAGTTGCTGTTCGTAGCCACAATCCAAACGTTGATGCTATCGGTACTATTGTCGGTCGTGGTGGAAGCAACATTAAGAAAGTGATTAGCAAATTCCATCCAAAACGTTATGATGCTAAGGCTGGTATTGAAGTGCCAATCGAAGAAAATATTGATGTTATCCAATGGGTTGAAGATCCAGCGGAATTCATCTACAATGCCATTGCGCCAGCAGAAGTTGATATGGTTCTTTTTGACGAAGAGGACAGTAAACGTGCGACTGTTGTCGTTCCTGACAATAAATTGTCACTTGCTATTGGTCGTCGTGGACAAAACGTTCGTTTGGCAGCTCATTTAACTGGCTACCGTATCGACATCAAATCTGCATCAGAATACGAAGCACTTGAAGCTGAACATGAAGCAAACGCAGCTGTAGCACAAGAAGAAGTTGCACCTGTTGAAGAAGCAGCTGAATCTGTTGAAACTGAAGTTGTAGCAAACGACGCAGAGTAAAGAAAGATAGAGGTGTTTGATGGCTAAAACACGTAAAATACCTTTAAGAAAATCAGTTGTTTCAGGCGAAGTAATTGATAAGCGCGATTTGCTTCGCATTGTTAAGAATAAAGAAGGCGAGATTTTTATCGACCCGACTGGTAAGAAAAACGGTCGCGGTGCCTACATCAAACTTGACAATGAAGAGGCAATCCAAGCTAAAAACAAAAAAGTGTTTAATCGTAGTTTTTCAATGGAAGTTCCTGACGAATTTTACGATGAATTAATTGCTTACGTTGATCACAAAGTAAAAAGAAGAGAGTTGGGTCTTGAATAACCGTGAAAAATTGTCAAATTTAATTGGTTTAGCACAGCGAGCAGGAAAAGTTATCTCTGGTGAAGAGTTAGTTATCAAAGCGATTCAATCTGGAAAAGCACAGCTTATTTTTCTAGCTAATGATGCTGGCGCTAATTTGACAAAGAAAACAGCTGATAAATGTCAATATTACAAAATAGAAGTCTCTACAGTGTTTAACACACTGGAATTAAGTGCTGCTCTTGGAAAACCACGTAAAGTGGTAGCCATAGCAGATGCTGGATTTTCAAAGAAAATGAGGACTCTTATGAACTAAAAGAATAGGAGGACATCAATTGTCAAAGAAAAGATTATATGAAATCGCTAAAGAATTAGGTAAATCAAGCAAAGAAATTGTTGAATATGCTCAAGAATTAGGACTTGCTGTTAAGAGCCATTCTTCTAGCGTGGAAGAATCTGATGTCAAACGTATTGTGGCAAAATTTTCAGATAAGCCTCAATCTACTCCAGCTAAACCTAAAGTAGAAAAAGCATCTGAAAAAACAGTTGCACGAGCTCCAAAAGCTACTCCTGCAACACCATCAAAACCACAAAGCCGTAATTTTAAGGCTGAGCGTGAAGCACGTGCCAAAGCCGAAGCTGAAAGACGTGCTAATGGTGGCGATAAAAAACGTCGTAACGACCAGCGTCGCGATGATCGTTCAAATCCTAATGACCGACAAGGGAATACTCAAAATAATCGCAAACAGAATAAACGCGATCACAATCCTCAAAATCATAGTCGAAGAGATCAACGTGATAACCGTCAGCAAGCAGCAAAACCACGTGTTGACTTTAAAGCACGTGCCACTGCTATAAAAGCTGAACAAAATGCTGAGTATTCACGTCAAAGCGAAAAACGAATTTATGAGCAGGAAAAGGCCAAACGTAAAGCAACTGCTGCAAAAGAGCAAGAACAAAAAGCTCGTGTTGAGGCAAAAGCTAAGAGTGAAGAGAAGAAAGCGGTAGTTAAAAAGGTTGCGCCTGCTCCACAAACTGTGGTGGCAGAACCTCCTACCCCAACTGCTGATAAACGTCGTAAGAAACAAGTTCGTCCTGAAAAATCACATGATTACAGTCATGAAGACGAATCGCGCAAGAATAAAAATAGAAAAAACTGGAATAATCAAAACCAAGTGAGAAATCAAAGAAATAGTAACTGGAATAATAATAAGAAAAACAAAAAAGGTAAAAATAATCGTAATAATGCTCCAAAACCTGTAACAGAGCGTAAGTTCCATGAATTGCCTAAAGAATTTGAATATACTGAAGGTATGACAGTCGCTGAAATCGCAAAACGTATTAAACGCGAACCAGCTGAAATTGTTAAAAAATTGTTCATGATGGGTGTTATGGCAACACAAAACCAATCCCTCGACAGCGATACAATCGAACTGCTGATGGTTGATTATGGTATTGAAGCTCATAAAAAAGTTGAGGTTGACGAAGCTGATATCGAACGCTTCTTCGTAGATGAAGATTACCTCAACCTTGAAAACATGGTTGAACGTGCGCCTGTTGTTACAATCATGGGCCACGTTGACCACGGTAAAACAACCCTTCTTGATACCCTTCGTAATTCACGTGTCGCTACAGGCGAAGCTGGTGGTATCACGCAACATATTGGTGCTTATCAGATTATTGAAAATGGTAAGAAAATTACTTTTCTTGATACGCCAGGACATGCGGCATTTACATCAATGCGTGCGCGTGGTGCATCAATTACAGATATTACAATCTTGATTGTTGCTGCTGATGACGGTGTTATGCCCCAAACAGTCGAAGCCATTAACCACTCTAAAGCTGCTGGTGTCCCAATCATCGTTGCAATTAACAAGATTGATAGACCAGGAGCCAACCCAGAACGTGTTATTGGTGAACTGGCAGAACACGGTATTATTTCAACTGCTTGGGGTGGAGACTGTGAATTTGTTGAAATTTCAGCCAAATTTGGTCAAAACATTGATGAATTGCTAGAAACAGTTCTCCTTGTTGCTGAAATGGAAGAATTGAAAGCTGACCCTACAGTTCGTGCTATTGGTACAGTTATTGAAGCTCGTCTTGATAAAGGTAAAGGTGCTATCGCAACACTTCTTGTTCAACAAGGTACTCTTCACGTTCAAGACCCAATCGTTGTTGGTAACACGTTTGGCCGTGTTCGTGCTATGGTTAATGACCTTGGACGTCGTGTAAAAGTAGCTGAACCATCAACACCAGTATCAATCACTGGTTTGAATGAAGTACCTATGGCAGGTGACCACTTCGCCGTCTATGAAGATGAAAAAGCTGCGCGTGCCGCTGGTGAAGAACGTGCTAAACGTGCATTGATGAAACAACGTCAAGTAACACAACGTGTTAGCCTTGAAAACCTATTTGATACGCTTAAAGCAGGTGAAGTTAAGACTGTTAATGTTATCATCAAAGCCGATGTACAAGGTTCAGTTGAAGCTCTTGCTGCCTCACTTCTTAAAATTGATGTTGAAGGCGTTAAAGTCTCAGTTGTCCATTCAGCTGTTGGTGCTATTAACGAATCAGACGTTACCCTTGCTGAAGCCTCAAATGCCTTCATCATTGGATTTAACGTACGTCCTACACCACAAGCACGTCAACAAGCAGAAACTGATGAAGTAGAAATTCGTCTTCATTCAATTATCTACAAAGTTATCGAAGAAGTTGAAGATGCCATGAAAGGTATGCTTGACCCTGAATACAAAGAAAAAATTATCGGTGAAGCTATCATCCGCGAAACTTTCAAAGTTTCTAAAGTTGGTACAATCGGTGGATTCATGGTTACAAGTGGTAAAATCACTCGTGATGCTAACGCCCGTGTCATCCGTGATGGTGTCGTTATCTTCGACGGAAAACTTGCTAGCCTTAAACACTTCAAAGATGACGTTAAAGAAATCGGAAACGCCCAAGAAGGTGGTTTGATGATTGAAAACTACAACGACATTAAAGTTGATGACATCATCGAAGGCTACATCATGGAAGAAATTAAACGTTAATTCCCATTGAGACTAAAGTTTCTAATGGCGTATGATAAGCTCTAGCAGACTTTCAGTTGATGGCTAGCTTTCAAGAATTCTCTAGTAAAAACAGAGCTACATACTGCAGTCTTGTTTTACCACGGTGGTAGCTATCTTTAGAGTATCAACAAATTTAGTTTTTATGAAATAATTTCTAAAATTTGTAAGTCTTGTCTATTGATTGATTATTTGCGAGCGAAGCGAGCAACAAGACGCTACTTACCGCTGTGGTGAAAGTGGCTGAATTTACTACTATTCAGCCACTCGGAAGTTTTGAGACTTTAGG
Coding sequences within:
- the trmB gene encoding tRNA (guanosine(46)-N7)-methyltransferase TrmB → MRVRKRKGAEEHLENNPHYVILNPEEAKGRWREVFGNDNPIHIEVGSGKGAFITGMALQNPDINYIGIDIQVSVLSYALDKVLDSQAPNVRLLLVDGSDLTNYFADGEIDLMYLNFSDPWPKKRHEKRRLTYKTFLDTYRQILPEQGEIHFKTDNRGLFEYSLASFSQYGMILKQVWLDLHASDFEGNVMTEYEEKFSQKGQVIYRVEAQFQ
- the rnpM gene encoding RNase P modulator RnpM, with amino-acid sequence MAKTRKIPLRKSVVSGEVIDKRDLLRIVKNKEGEIFIDPTGKKNGRGAYIKLDNEEAIQAKNKKVFNRSFSMEVPDEFYDELIAYVDHKVKRRELGLE
- the infB gene encoding translation initiation factor IF-2, which translates into the protein MSKKRLYEIAKELGKSSKEIVEYAQELGLAVKSHSSSVEESDVKRIVAKFSDKPQSTPAKPKVEKASEKTVARAPKATPATPSKPQSRNFKAEREARAKAEAERRANGGDKKRRNDQRRDDRSNPNDRQGNTQNNRKQNKRDHNPQNHSRRDQRDNRQQAAKPRVDFKARATAIKAEQNAEYSRQSEKRIYEQEKAKRKATAAKEQEQKARVEAKAKSEEKKAVVKKVAPAPQTVVAEPPTPTADKRRKKQVRPEKSHDYSHEDESRKNKNRKNWNNQNQVRNQRNSNWNNNKKNKKGKNNRNNAPKPVTERKFHELPKEFEYTEGMTVAEIAKRIKREPAEIVKKLFMMGVMATQNQSLDSDTIELLMVDYGIEAHKKVEVDEADIERFFVDEDYLNLENMVERAPVVTIMGHVDHGKTTLLDTLRNSRVATGEAGGITQHIGAYQIIENGKKITFLDTPGHAAFTSMRARGASITDITILIVAADDGVMPQTVEAINHSKAAGVPIIVAINKIDRPGANPERVIGELAEHGIISTAWGGDCEFVEISAKFGQNIDELLETVLLVAEMEELKADPTVRAIGTVIEARLDKGKGAIATLLVQQGTLHVQDPIVVGNTFGRVRAMVNDLGRRVKVAEPSTPVSITGLNEVPMAGDHFAVYEDEKAARAAGEERAKRALMKQRQVTQRVSLENLFDTLKAGEVKTVNVIIKADVQGSVEALAASLLKIDVEGVKVSVVHSAVGAINESDVTLAEASNAFIIGFNVRPTPQARQQAETDEVEIRLHSIIYKVIEEVEDAMKGMLDPEYKEKIIGEAIIRETFKVSKVGTIGGFMVTSGKITRDANARVIRDGVVIFDGKLASLKHFKDDVKEIGNAQEGGLMIENYNDIKVDDIIEGYIMEEIKR
- the nusA gene encoding transcription termination factor NusA, translated to MSKEMLEAFRILEEEKHINKEDIIDAVKESLKSAYKRRYGQSESCVIEFDDKKGDFKVYTVREVVEEVFDSRLEISLSDALKISSAYELGDKIRFEESVAEFGRVAAQSAKQTIMEKMRRQIREVTYNEYKQHEGEIMTGTVERFDQRFIYVNLGSLEAQLSHQDQIPGETFKSHDRIEVYVYKVENNPKGVNVFVSRSHPQFIKRIMEQEIPEVFDGTVEIMSVSREAGDRTKVAVRSHNPNVDAIGTIVGRGGSNIKKVISKFHPKRYDAKAGIEVPIEENIDVIQWVEDPAEFIYNAIAPAEVDMVLFDEEDSKRATVVVPDNKLSLAIGRRGQNVRLAAHLTGYRIDIKSASEYEALEAEHEANAAVAQEEVAPVEEAAESVETEVVANDAE
- a CDS encoding YlxQ-related RNA-binding protein, coding for MNNREKLSNLIGLAQRAGKVISGEELVIKAIQSGKAQLIFLANDAGANLTKKTADKCQYYKIEVSTVFNTLELSAALGKPRKVVAIADAGFSKKMRTLMN
- the rimP gene encoding ribosome maturation factor RimP, with product MLIANANTIIDVVTEVVAPAIKEPFELVDVEYEKMGSDYVLSILIDKPEGITVDDTAELTEIISPLLDAIKPDPFPEQYMLEVSSPGLERPLKTKEALEKAVGSYVNVSLYKAIDKVKVFQGDLVAFDGDTLTIDYLDKTRKKTVEIPYSTVAKARLAVKL